GGGCCATTGGTTTTGTTaataaaatggcagcatgcaatttgcctgtggagaaatccatactcATCTGCTCCGTTCTGGCTGTCATCACTGGACTTCCAGGCTCCATCTATCAACTTCTGCACAGACTGGGTCATGTGTGCCACTGCTGCAAATGGCTGGCAGTAGTAGCGACTTGTCACTGCTGGGGCACATGACACTTGGATAGGTCACTGCTTAGAACAACCATTTGGTTCAGTGGTGCACGTGACCCTGTCTAAGTTGACAGATGGGGTCTGAAAATCTAGTGAAGAGAGCAGCAGGTGAGTGGACTTTTCCAAGAGGGCATGTTTTTAAACTTTGCAGTGGGCAGACAGCAAGGAGTCCTAGTATGCATGCACTCCCTGCCAGATTTCCCTGTGCACAGTAATGGGAAGAAATCTGTCAGTCGGTAGTTGTAAGCGTTTGGACGCCCACATGTCATAAATGCTTCAAACTCCTCACTAGCTGCTTGACTGCTGAAATCAGAGGATGGCATAGCAAGGGTCATGGGGTTCCTTTTAAACTGTAGGATCATGCTTGGTGAACTTTCATGTGTATATCAGGGTGTTGAGGTTGTTGGCACTTTGTACCATCATGGCGCTTCCTCTGCTAATGTAATATCTTGGCCACTTCTTACAGGAACTTGGTGACCTCCTTTGAAGGTAAACATGGATGTGTTCGCTACTGGATCAAAGCAAAACTGCACCGTCCATGGTCAACAGTCAAGAAGACAAAGAAGGATTTTACTGTGATTGAACCCATAGATATCAACACCCCAGACCTACTGGTAAGATAACAGCCATTGTTGGGGTACCTTAATACACCACTAGTCTATCCAGAGAGTCCCATTGTGCTTCAGTGGAGTAGCGGCATGAATGGGGGGCACGTTCTTGTGTTTGGAACCCCCCTGATCACACATGTATCCCTTATCCCAAAAAGTTGTCATTCTGAGACGGCTACAGAATTCTACATTTAAATCAgtacattttaaagggaacctgtcaccaggtttTTGTgcacagagctgaggacatgtgttgctagatggccgctagctctgtgtgcttttgtgtgcaaagagaaaaaaaactacttgatacatatgctaattaacctgagatgagtcagagcttgaaaatatgacttctctggtcacacaagtaagtgttaatttgcataaaaggcgggaagtaaaaaaaatgcataatacttattgaatttgtctgcaaatgaaattacactttttgtgatatatttaGGGTAAcataatgaacatttagaaactctcagtgagggtagcatagtagaggtgacaggttccctttaaagaggacctttcaccatggaaaaagtatctaaactgactataccgacgtgtagagcggcgcccagggatccccctgcacttactgttatccccaggcaccgctccgttctccggttatagcctccggtatgttcctagttaggctccacccaggggaacctgcagcggtctccttctcctatgctgtagcgctggccaatcgcagcgctcagctcatagcctggctatgagcactgcgattggccagcgctacagcgtaggagaaggagaccgctgcaggttcccctgggtggagcctaactaggaacataccggaggctataaccggagaacggagcggcgcccggggataacagtaagtgcagggggatctctgggcgccgctctacacgtcagtatagtcagtttagatattattttttattttttttattttaaaggtcctctttaagtccactttcacactggcgttttggctttccgtttgagatcctttcagggctctcacaagcggtccaaaacggatcagttttgcccaatttcattctgaatggataaggatctgctcagaatgcttcagtttgcatcagttgagtcttcattccgctttggaggtggacagcgttttggtgtctgtctgacgaaactgagccaaacggatccattctgacacacaatgtaagtcaatggggacggatccgttttcactgacacaatctgtcacaatataaaactgatccgtcctccattgactttaataaaaaacggatccgttctgaatggatgcagactttTGGATTATCtgagcggatcagtctgtgcacatccatgacggatccgcaccaaacgagtgtgaaagtagcctaaggcctcttgcacatgaccttatggctttttcagtattttgcagtccgcgtgcattccgtttttgcggaatggaacagtactatccttatccgttatgcggacaataattagacatgttctatctttgaactgaaatacggaaggcatgcggatctattgaaatgaatgtcaAATTGAAAAGGAAAAGTCCGGCTTGCAGACAACGTGTTCAAGCTTTAATAAAGTGCTTTAAAATCCAACATGTACATtcaagtctacgcgtttcggatttATACAGATCCTTACTTatgacaaagaaaaaaatgtaaggaTGTATATGAAATTAACTGAAACGCTTAGACTTGGATGTACATGTTGGATTTTAAAGCACTTATTTATTAAAGCTTGAACACGTCTGGAAGCTGGACTTTTCTTTAATTCGCTATCGCTTAGTTCCTGGCGTATGTGCAtgtcttcctccaaacacaagaCCAGGTTAGCCTCTAcaccttccctccccccccctttatGGATttatattgaaataaatggttctgtatacggaatgcaaaagaCAGAACGTAAATGGAacaaaagtttgtgtgcaagaggcctaaactgtATAGCTTACTGACATAAACCTTTCTTCAGGCTCCTCAGGCTGGTACTAAAGAGAAGATTGCACATGCCTGGTACTGCAACCTGGGACAAGTCTCAGTTACTGCCAAGATTGACCGGAAGGGATATACTCCAGGTCTGTAGAGATACGTGGCTGCTTTGCTTTCTTTGCATAGTTGTATCAACCACATAGCCTTTCTCTTAAAACTATTCGCCTATCACATCACATGGTCATAAAGGGCTTGTTTagtttacaaaaataaataaaatcagacaATGCCTGTAAAtccttatattttatatatttttcatttattttttcccctgGTGGAAACCACTGTTTAAGGGCTCGgtcacacgaacgtgtgttgcatttgcggatccgcaatacacgggcaccattctgcatcacggatgtggacctattcatttcaatgggtccgcaaatccggacatGCGGAACACAACACTACAGGAGccctacagagtgctttctggggttctgttccataccgcaaaaagatagaacttgttcatctttttgtggaacggaaggattgcggacccattcaagtgactgggtctgcgatccccacaaacagtgcccgtgcattgcagactgcaatttacggtccacagcacggtcttcacacattcgtgtgaacgacCCCCAACAATGTGGTTTAACAAGTGACAGGGTTATGTGACCTGTCGCAGGCGGTGATTTGAATACCCCTTTTAATTCTCATTTAAGGTTATAAAGGGGTTCCACAACAGTTAacccaatattttttatttttttttccctacagGTGAAGTAATTCCTATTTTTGCAGAGATTGATAACTGTACCAGTCGAACTGTTCTTCCTAAAGCAGCCATAATACAGTCTCAGACCTTTATTGCACGTGGTGCATTGAAACAGAAGAAATCTGTAGTAGCTACCTTGGCCGGAGATTCCGTACTTGCAGGAAAAAGAGAGACTTGGCATGGTAGAGCTCTGAAAATCCCTCCACTTGGACCATCCATTATGCAGTGCCGAATTATTAGAGTGGAATATGCTTTGAAGGTAATGCTTCCTCATGATCCCAGTAACTCTGTATAATGTCCTGAGGTTTACTGCATTACATGCCATTTAtatctattttctttttttcttaggtGTGTGTAGAAATCCCAGGTTCCTCCAAATTACTCTTGGAGCTGCCATTGGTGATTGGAACCATTCCACTCCATCCTTTTGGGAGCCGAACCTCCAGCGTTGGTAGTCAATACAATGTGAATCTGGACTGGCGGTACATGACCGTCCCAGAGCTTCCAGAACGTAAGTTTCTAAGTAATCCTGTATCTATTCAGATATGTTGTACTCAATAAGACTGGTTGTAGTTTGGGTTCCCAACCTGTAATTTGAAAGAAGCATTTATTTTACTTCATTACTTGGCAAGCACGTGTTATCTGCAGTgtgttttataaaaaacaaaaaaaacattaaattgtGACGTTTCGGTCAAAAACAAACCTTTTTCAAACACTATTGACCTAGAGATGGAGGCTAAGAGCAGAAGAAATAGTGTGAGGTATGGTGTAACTTCAACTAATGCAGCAATTTACACCATACCTCACGCTATTCCCCCATCTCTATGGTGATAGTGTTTGAAAAAGGTCACGATTGTGATTGCTTTgtgaaaaaacacaataaaagaaGAATTCCATTACTTGCAGTGTTCAGCTTCTTATTTTtctaaggctggattcacatatGTGCTGCGAATTCCAGTAGTCTGTTCTGGCGGAGAAACAGACTACCGATATCCAGTGTATATGCTGGGTTTCAGCCTGACAAATACTACACGCAGTATTTCCTTGTTTGTCTGAACGCGGCTGgatcccattaaaatgaatggggatctggcggtgcacatccggctatgctggataccatgaactctggcagtctgtttcTCTGCCAGGACAGACTTCCGTAGTTCAGTGCAtatatgaacccagccttagtcttCTTAAGAAGCTATATTTCAAGATAACTAACATTTGTCTTTTACCATAGCGCCTCCTGAATACTCATCCATTGTCTCAGAAGAGGAGGTTCAAAACCGCCTAGCTCCTCCACGCCATGCTAGTATGGGCTGTATTCTAGAAGGGCCATTTTATGCATATATCCAGGAGTTCAGAAACAGACCTCCTCCTATCTACTCGGAGGTAAGAATTGACATTGTCTTTAAAAGGAGTCTGTTACCTAATCTGAGTATtttagatcaggttatagactgttTGGGGTCCCATTACAATGGTACCTCTCTTGTTTGTG
This portion of the Bufo gargarizans isolate SCDJY-AF-19 chromosome 1, ASM1485885v1, whole genome shotgun sequence genome encodes:
- the ARRDC2 gene encoding arrestin domain-containing protein 2 isoform X1 codes for the protein MIFDNVRQFLVVLDCSEEDGPPVFSGGHTVSGKVLLELVRDAKVESVKLHAGGYAKVHWTESRSAGSSTAYTQTYSDEVEYLNLRENLMQTDNGTIHVLPAGRHEFPFTFQLPENLVTSFEGKHGCVRYWIKAKLHRPWSTVKKTKKDFTVIEPIDINTPDLLAPQAGTKEKIAHAWYCNLGQVSVTAKIDRKGYTPGEVIPIFAEIDNCTSRTVLPKAAIIQSQTFIARGALKQKKSVVATLAGDSVLAGKRETWHGRALKIPPLGPSIMQCRIIRVEYALKVCVEIPGSSKLLLELPLVIGTIPLHPFGSRTSSVGSQYNVNLDWRYMTVPELPEPPPEYSSIVSEEEVQNRLAPPRHASMGCILEGPFYAYIQEFRNRPPPIYSEVDPNPATPDIRPRCMTC
- the ARRDC2 gene encoding arrestin domain-containing protein 2 isoform X2 — translated: MMHFSKITGFSVDLSPSAYGVYTAGDVLTGQVALELCKAMRVTALEVCARGLATVHWLETRSIGMNTVYSDFTAHETYLRKRQHLIRDNGTIHVLPAGRHEFPFTFQLPENLVTSFEGKHGCVRYWIKAKLHRPWSTVKKTKKDFTVIEPIDINTPDLLAPQAGTKEKIAHAWYCNLGQVSVTAKIDRKGYTPGEVIPIFAEIDNCTSRTVLPKAAIIQSQTFIARGALKQKKSVVATLAGDSVLAGKRETWHGRALKIPPLGPSIMQCRIIRVEYALKVCVEIPGSSKLLLELPLVIGTIPLHPFGSRTSSVGSQYNVNLDWRYMTVPELPEPPPEYSSIVSEEEVQNRLAPPRHASMGCILEGPFYAYIQEFRNRPPPIYSEVDPNPATPDIRPRCMTC